In Gymnogyps californianus isolate 813 chromosome 1, ASM1813914v2, whole genome shotgun sequence, the following are encoded in one genomic region:
- the GPR18 gene encoding N-arachidonyl glycine receptor, which translates to MMPGNDHPEEYRIASLVFYSFVFTVGLLVNATALWVFSCTTKKRTTITVYMMNVALLDIIFIFSLPFRIIYHGKETWPFGDTFCRIISAFTIFYPAIALWLLTFISVDRFMAIVQPKHVKELKNTKKAVLACTGIWVMTLATTSPLLFLQSDPDKASNFTTCMKMLDIIHLKEVNTLNFSRLIFFFLIPLFIMMGCYLVIIYNFIHGKTSKLKPKAKERSIRIIVTLIAQVLICFVPFHICFAFLMLQDEDTTYNPWAAFTTFLMNLSTCLDVILYYIVSKQFQARVISVILYRNYLRSVRRKSFRTGSVRSLSNMNSEMI; encoded by the coding sequence atgaTGCCTGGAAATGACCACCCTGAAGAATACAGGATTGCATCACTGGTCTTCTACAGTTTTGTATTCACAGTGGGCTTGCTGGTGAATGCCACTGCACTATGGGTTTTCAGCTGCACTACCAAGAAGAGAACAACTATAACTGTATATATGATGAATGTGGCATTACTTgacataatttttatattttccttgccttttcGGATAATCTACCATGGGAAAGAAACATGGCCTTTCGGAGATACGTTCTGTCGGATTATCAGTGCTTTCACTATATTTTATCCAGCCATTGCTCTTTGGTTGCTCACTTTTATAAGCGTAGACAGATTTATGGCTATTGTCCAGCCCAAACATGTCAAAGAactaaaaaatacaaaaaaagctgtgctgGCTTGCACTGGAATCTGGGTAATGACCCTCGCAACAACGTCCCCATTGCTCTTTTTACAATCTGATCCAGACAAAGCCTCGAATTTCACCACCTGCATGAAAATGCTTGATATCATCCATTTAAAGGAAGTAAATACATTGAACTTTTCTcgcttgatttttttctttttgattccCTTGTTTATCATGATGGGGTGTTACCTAGTCATTATTTACAATTTTATCCACGGCAAGACTTCCAAACTGAAGCCTAAGGCCAAGGAGAGATCCATAAGAATTATAGTTACTCTGATTGCTCAAGTACTCATCTGCTTTGTACCCTTCCACATTTGCTTCGCCTTCCTGATGTTGCAAGATGAAGATACAACTTACAATCCCTGGGCAGCCTTTACCACCTTTCTCATGAATCTCAGTACATGCTTGGATGTTATACTGTACTATATTGTTTCTAAACAATTTCAGGCAAGAGTCATCAGTGTAATCCTTTATCGCAATTACCTTCGAAGCGTGCGCAGGAAAAGTTTTCGAACTGGAAGTGTAAGATCACTCAGTAATATGAACAGTGAAATGatataa